The proteins below are encoded in one region of Holophagaceae bacterium:
- a CDS encoding DNA gyrase inhibitor YacG, which yields MTTLRPCPLCRKPTAWEGNAWKPFCSERCRTLDLGAWSSESYRVPAKPELEDGESWSDPEEQ from the coding sequence ATGACGACGCTCCGCCCCTGTCCTCTGTGCCGGAAACCCACCGCCTGGGAGGGCAACGCCTGGAAGCCATTCTGCTCTGAACGCTGTCGCACCCTGGATCTGGGCGCCTGGAGCTCCGAGAGTTATCGGGTTCCCGCGAAACCCGAGTTGGAGGATGGCGAATCCTGGTCCGATCCAGAGGAGCAATGA
- a CDS encoding J domain-containing protein, translating into MAHPDYYALLGISKNASTEEIKKAYRKLARKFHPDLNPNNQEAEAKFKDLTAANDVLSDPEKRRNYDQFGDPSGMPSGAGFSPGAGSQSFDFGNMFGDLFGGGDRRQPGPMKGESLSHTVRIPFKDAFAGTKVSLNLHRTETCKTCHGSGESGGSKSTCPACGGRGHFEQGSGFFKTRQACPECGGTGKKAPACPACEGRGRNPKHESVTVAIPAGVEDGTRLRVKGKGEAGRRGGGPGDFFLEVQVDSDPHFERRGANLYLRLPISFSEAALGAKVEIPTPESTATIKVPPGTQSGGKLRLKGRGMPIPNSDQRGDLIAEIQVVTPDIHDERSKELLRELGEINDGAIRAKPWRT; encoded by the coding sequence ATGGCCCATCCCGATTACTATGCGCTGCTTGGGATTTCCAAGAATGCCTCGACCGAGGAGATCAAGAAGGCGTATCGGAAGCTCGCGCGGAAATTCCACCCGGATCTGAATCCCAACAACCAGGAGGCCGAGGCCAAGTTCAAGGACTTGACCGCGGCCAACGACGTGTTGTCCGATCCCGAAAAGCGCCGCAATTACGATCAGTTCGGGGATCCGAGCGGGATGCCTTCCGGCGCGGGTTTCAGCCCGGGGGCCGGGTCCCAATCCTTTGATTTCGGGAACATGTTCGGCGATCTGTTCGGAGGCGGGGACCGCCGCCAGCCAGGCCCCATGAAGGGCGAAAGCCTTTCGCACACCGTGCGCATTCCCTTCAAGGATGCCTTCGCCGGCACCAAGGTCAGCTTGAATCTCCATCGTACGGAGACCTGCAAAACCTGCCACGGCAGCGGCGAGAGCGGCGGCTCGAAAAGCACCTGCCCGGCCTGCGGCGGCCGGGGACACTTCGAACAGGGTTCAGGTTTTTTCAAGACCCGCCAAGCCTGTCCGGAATGCGGCGGCACCGGTAAAAAGGCGCCAGCCTGCCCCGCCTGCGAAGGCCGGGGCCGCAATCCGAAGCATGAATCGGTGACCGTGGCCATCCCGGCGGGTGTAGAAGACGGGACCCGCCTGCGGGTGAAAGGAAAAGGGGAGGCGGGCCGGCGAGGAGGCGGCCCCGGCGACTTCTTCCTGGAAGTGCAGGTGGATTCCGATCCCCATTTCGAACGGCGCGGCGCCAACCTGTACTTGCGCCTGCCCATCAGCTTCAGCGAAGCGGCCCTGGGAGCCAAGGTGGAGATCCCCACGCCTGAATCCACCGCCACGATCAAAGTCCCGCCGGGCACCCAGAGCGGCGGGAAGCTGCGGCTCAAGGGCCGCGGGATGCCCATCCCCAACAGCGACCAGCGCGGCGACCTCATCGCGGAAATCCAGGTGGTCACGCCGGACATCCATGATGAGCGCAGCAAGGAACTGCTCCGGGAGCTGGGCGAAATCAACGATGGCGCGATCCGCGCAAAGCCCTGGAGAACCTGA
- the dnaK gene encoding molecular chaperone DnaK: MGKIIGIDLGTTNSCVAVMEGGMPKVIPNAEGSQTTPSTVGYNPKTTERLVGAAAKRQAVAQPKNTVYSIKRFMGLPYADSDKEQKLVPYDVERTDKGACAVNIMGKHLSPEEISAVILGKMKESAEAYLGEKVTQAVITVPAYFNDAQRQATKDAGAIAGLEVMRIINEPTAAALAYGMDKKKDGTIAVFDFGGGTFDISILEVSEGVVEVKSTNGDTHLGGDNVDQVVMDWLVEEFQKAEGIDLRKQPDAMQRLKEAAEKAKVELSATTQTDISLPYITADASGPKHLTQTLTRSRFEAMIEPILQKLRPPCENAIKDAKLRHHEIDEVILVGGSTRTPKVQELVKSVFGKEPNKSVNPDEVVALGAAVQGGVLAGDVKGVLLLDVTPLSLGINANGGQMSVIIQRNTTIPTKKSEIYTTAVDNQPGVDIEVFQGERPLVEGNKLLGHFHLGGLPPAPRGMPQIEVVFDIDANGIVHVTAKDKATGKDASITLTGSTGLSKDDIEAKVKEAEAHKAEDEERKKLLEDKNTLDQTVYQVEKLLKESGDKLPDADKKEVEDSVAEAKAALSSLDAARIKKALDDLNAKSHKMAEHLYQQGAPAPGQAPSAEEPKKEDNVIDAEVVN; this comes from the coding sequence ATGGGAAAGATCATTGGCATTGACCTAGGCACCACCAATAGCTGCGTCGCCGTGATGGAGGGCGGGATGCCCAAAGTCATCCCGAACGCCGAGGGCTCCCAGACCACGCCCAGCACGGTTGGCTACAACCCCAAGACCACCGAGCGGCTGGTGGGCGCCGCGGCCAAACGGCAGGCTGTGGCCCAGCCCAAAAACACGGTCTACTCCATCAAGCGGTTCATGGGCCTGCCCTACGCCGATTCCGACAAGGAACAGAAACTCGTGCCCTACGACGTGGAGCGCACCGACAAGGGCGCCTGCGCGGTCAACATCATGGGCAAGCACTTGAGCCCCGAGGAAATCAGCGCGGTCATCCTCGGCAAGATGAAGGAGAGCGCCGAGGCCTACCTGGGCGAAAAGGTCACGCAGGCCGTCATCACGGTGCCCGCCTACTTCAATGACGCCCAGCGCCAGGCCACCAAGGACGCCGGCGCCATCGCGGGCCTCGAAGTCATGCGCATCATCAACGAGCCCACCGCCGCAGCCCTGGCCTATGGCATGGACAAGAAGAAGGACGGCACCATCGCCGTCTTCGATTTCGGCGGCGGCACCTTCGATATCTCGATCCTCGAAGTGAGCGAGGGCGTCGTCGAAGTGAAATCCACCAACGGCGACACCCACCTGGGTGGCGACAACGTGGACCAGGTGGTCATGGATTGGCTGGTGGAGGAGTTCCAGAAGGCCGAAGGCATCGATCTGCGCAAACAGCCCGACGCCATGCAGCGGCTGAAGGAAGCTGCCGAAAAAGCCAAAGTGGAGCTTTCCGCCACCACGCAGACCGACATCTCCCTGCCCTATATCACCGCGGATGCCTCCGGTCCCAAGCACCTGACCCAGACCCTCACCCGGTCCCGGTTCGAGGCCATGATCGAGCCCATCCTGCAGAAGCTCCGACCCCCCTGCGAGAACGCCATCAAGGATGCGAAACTCCGCCACCACGAAATTGACGAAGTCATCCTGGTGGGCGGTTCCACCCGCACGCCGAAGGTGCAGGAACTCGTGAAGTCCGTCTTCGGCAAGGAACCCAACAAGAGCGTGAATCCCGACGAGGTGGTGGCGCTCGGCGCCGCGGTCCAGGGCGGCGTGCTGGCGGGCGACGTCAAAGGCGTACTGCTGCTCGACGTGACGCCGCTCAGCCTTGGCATCAATGCCAACGGCGGCCAGATGAGCGTGATCATCCAGCGCAACACCACGATCCCCACCAAGAAATCCGAGATCTACACCACCGCCGTGGACAACCAGCCCGGCGTGGACATCGAGGTGTTCCAGGGCGAGCGTCCGCTGGTCGAAGGCAATAAGCTCCTGGGCCATTTCCACCTGGGCGGCCTGCCCCCGGCGCCCCGTGGCATGCCCCAGATCGAAGTGGTCTTCGACATCGACGCCAATGGCATCGTGCACGTCACCGCCAAGGACAAGGCCACCGGCAAGGACGCCAGCATCACGTTGACCGGCAGCACCGGCCTGTCCAAGGACGACATTGAAGCCAAGGTCAAGGAAGCCGAGGCCCACAAGGCCGAAGACGAAGAGCGGAAGAAGCTGCTCGAAGACAAGAACACGCTGGATCAAACCGTCTACCAGGTGGAAAAACTGCTCAAGGAAAGCGGCGACAAGCTCCCCGATGCCGACAAGAAGGAAGTCGAGGATTCCGTGGCCGAAGCGAAGGCCGCCCTCAGCAGCCTGGATGCCGCCCGCATCAAGAAGGCCCTCGACGATCTCAACGCCAAGTCCCACAAGATGGCCGAGCACCTCTACCAGCAGGGCGCGCCGGCGCCGGGCCAGGCTCCATCGGCAGAGGAGCCGAAAAAGGAAGACAACGTCATCGATGCTGAAGTCGTCAACTAG
- a CDS encoding helix-turn-helix transcriptional regulator: MRRDPKQGVYMIGVVAARYNIHPQTLRLYEREGLLRPSRTEGKTRLYSDENLERLEFILSLVRDLGVNLAGVEVVLDLRSRMQQMQDEMSGALESMKQRMREAGLDPGEFRAPSKSTGLVKLSHQGLVKR; the protein is encoded by the coding sequence ATGCGCCGTGATCCGAAGCAAGGCGTGTACATGATCGGCGTCGTCGCCGCGCGCTACAACATCCATCCCCAGACCCTGCGGCTCTACGAGCGGGAGGGACTGCTCCGTCCGAGCCGGACGGAAGGCAAGACCCGGCTCTACAGCGATGAGAACCTGGAGCGGCTGGAATTCATCCTGAGCCTGGTCCGCGACCTGGGCGTGAACCTCGCAGGCGTGGAGGTGGTGCTCGACCTGCGGAGCCGCATGCAGCAGATGCAGGATGAAATGAGCGGCGCCCTTGAATCCATGAAGCAGCGGATGCGCGAAGCCGGACTCGATCCCGGCGAATTCCGGGCGCCGTCTAAATCCACTGGGCTGGTCAAGCTGTCGCACCAGGGGCTCGTCAAGCGCTGA
- a CDS encoding RNA polymerase sigma factor RpoD/SigA translates to MPIRHLEERALDKYFDSIRHLPLLTAQEERIYGHMWQDERNAEGLRKLVEGNLRFVVKEARKFEGMGLDLLDLISEGNLGLIEAAKRFDPMRENKFLTYASWWVRQAIFHALAEHGTKIRLPQKVAGHLVQLNRHTGKLAQSLGRQPTVAEISEASHFSAEEVTRLQVLQQTTNTISTEQGMGDTDLTVGDSLEQEVQPSAMRSLDHEAFLSQLQKCLDSLSEKERRILSLHFGLNNHEPMTLEQIGRSFVPPISRERVRQIEERAFNKIRERRREVLGDFLRGELP, encoded by the coding sequence GTGCCCATTCGGCATCTCGAAGAGCGCGCGCTCGACAAATATTTTGATTCGATCCGCCACCTGCCCCTGCTCACGGCACAGGAAGAGCGGATCTACGGGCACATGTGGCAGGACGAACGCAATGCCGAAGGCCTCCGGAAGCTGGTGGAAGGCAATCTCCGTTTCGTGGTGAAGGAGGCCCGGAAATTCGAAGGCATGGGCCTCGACCTGCTGGACCTCATCAGCGAAGGCAACCTCGGCCTCATCGAAGCCGCCAAGCGGTTCGATCCGATGCGCGAGAACAAGTTCCTGACCTATGCATCGTGGTGGGTGCGCCAGGCCATCTTCCACGCGCTGGCCGAGCACGGCACCAAGATCCGCCTGCCCCAGAAGGTCGCCGGCCACCTGGTGCAGCTCAACCGACATACCGGCAAGCTGGCCCAATCCCTCGGACGCCAGCCCACGGTGGCGGAGATATCCGAAGCGAGCCATTTCTCGGCGGAGGAAGTGACCCGGCTCCAGGTGCTGCAGCAGACTACGAACACCATCTCCACCGAACAAGGCATGGGCGACACGGACCTCACGGTCGGCGACAGCCTCGAGCAGGAGGTCCAACCCAGCGCCATGCGGTCCCTGGACCACGAGGCCTTCCTGTCGCAGCTGCAGAAGTGCCTGGACAGCCTTTCCGAGAAAGAGCGGCGGATCCTGAGCCTCCACTTCGGGCTCAACAACCATGAGCCCATGACGCTGGAGCAGATCGGCCGCAGCTTTGTTCCGCCCATCTCGAGGGAGCGGGTGCGCCAGATCGAAGAACGGGCCTTCAATAAGATCCGCGAGCGGAGGCGGGAAGTGCTGGGCGATTTCCTGCGGGGGGAACTGCCGTGA